From Streptomyces sp. Edi4, one genomic window encodes:
- a CDS encoding DMT family transporter, with protein MKTKPLGAFGWLLFTMILWGSAFPSSKYATEHVPHAIAVLFRFGGGAVVLLVITFFRRPQQSPKLKDIVGACVAGLIGVCGYNSLFFWGVTLAPASDGSVIFPALTPVITAVVLILSHRETARPARVMGLILGVGGAALFFFTTNAHGAPGSTRLMGDTIFLVGAAVWSTYTLLNRRLVAGMDPVQAVTYSTVAGSIALGAMAAPHFGDVAWGSLSTGFWINAVYLAIGPTAVAYILYVRGIRDVGASAASVMMFAVPLFGTVFSFISLGESFTWSQGAAAVIMVGGALLAVITGRKPAAEPTSIEQPVPADAREEPSKPEEPGATPVREAGPVTR; from the coding sequence ATGAAGACCAAGCCCCTAGGTGCCTTCGGCTGGCTGCTGTTCACCATGATTCTCTGGGGCAGCGCCTTTCCCTCCTCCAAGTACGCCACCGAGCACGTACCCCATGCGATAGCCGTCCTGTTCCGCTTCGGTGGAGGGGCCGTCGTCCTCCTGGTCATCACGTTCTTCCGGCGGCCGCAGCAGTCCCCGAAGCTCAAGGACATCGTGGGCGCGTGCGTGGCCGGACTGATCGGGGTCTGTGGCTACAACTCGCTGTTCTTCTGGGGCGTCACCCTGGCCCCCGCAAGTGACGGCAGCGTCATCTTCCCCGCCCTCACCCCCGTCATCACCGCGGTCGTCCTCATCCTGAGCCACCGCGAGACGGCCAGGCCGGCCCGCGTCATGGGACTGATCCTCGGCGTCGGCGGCGCCGCCCTCTTCTTCTTCACCACCAACGCCCACGGAGCCCCGGGCTCGACCCGGCTGATGGGTGACACGATCTTCCTCGTCGGCGCCGCCGTGTGGTCCACCTACACCCTGCTCAACCGCCGCCTGGTGGCGGGCATGGACCCGGTGCAGGCCGTCACGTACTCCACCGTCGCGGGCTCCATCGCCCTCGGCGCCATGGCGGCCCCGCACTTCGGTGACGTCGCCTGGGGCTCGCTGTCGACCGGGTTCTGGATCAACGCCGTCTACCTCGCGATCGGCCCGACCGCCGTGGCCTACATCCTGTACGTACGAGGCATCCGGGACGTCGGCGCGTCCGCGGCCTCGGTCATGATGTTCGCCGTTCCTCTCTTCGGCACGGTCTTCTCCTTCATCTCCCTCGGTGAATCCTTCACCTGGTCCCAGGGAGCGGCTGCGGTGATCATGGTGGGCGGCGCGCTCCTGGCCGTCATCACGGGCCGCAAACCCGCCGCCGAACCCACCAGCATCGAGCAGCCGGTGCCGGCGGACGCGCGCGAGGAACCCTCAAAACCCGAGGAGCCCGGCGCGACGCCGGTCCGGGAAGCGGGTCCTGTGACGCGCTGA
- a CDS encoding MFS transporter, whose product MSDLDTASAARTPAATGPRAVPSVRPLLFLAMAICSGATVANVYLAQPLLKLFAEGLGVSSASAATVVTCAQFGYAAGILFLVPLGDVHRRRPLLTAMTAVTTALLLLGAVAPNLSVLAAAAALIGGVTVIPQILVPLASELAPPARRASVVGNVQIGLMTGIIGSRVIGGLVGEALGWRAVYVLAAALTALTGAITLLLLPREGPRQGMPYRRLLASLPRLLREEPALRHACVLHGTLFGAYSATWTTLVLVLTQAPYGFSSATAGLFGLLGLSGAFAAPWAGRFIDRRSPGPVITAALALTLVSAGAYALGGHTLAFMIVAVLLVNIAVQWSQIANQARVFSYLPGARSRANTVYMVAVFLSGAIAAAVASACYGSFGWTGVCAVQAVLAGCGLLAVPVMRRYDRRRAGATT is encoded by the coding sequence ATGTCGGACTTGGACACCGCCTCCGCCGCCAGGACCCCGGCGGCAACCGGGCCCCGCGCCGTTCCGTCCGTGCGCCCGCTTCTCTTTCTGGCCATGGCGATCTGTAGCGGCGCCACCGTCGCCAACGTCTATCTCGCCCAGCCGCTGCTCAAGCTCTTCGCCGAAGGGCTCGGCGTCTCCTCCGCGTCGGCCGCAACCGTCGTCACCTGCGCCCAGTTCGGTTACGCCGCGGGCATCCTGTTCCTCGTCCCGCTCGGCGACGTCCACCGCCGCCGCCCGCTGCTCACCGCGATGACCGCCGTCACCACCGCTCTGCTGCTCCTGGGCGCGGTCGCACCGAACCTGTCCGTGCTGGCGGCGGCCGCCGCCCTGATCGGCGGTGTCACCGTGATCCCGCAGATCCTGGTGCCGCTGGCCTCCGAACTGGCCCCGCCCGCGCGCCGCGCCTCCGTCGTCGGGAACGTACAGATCGGCCTGATGACCGGCATCATCGGCTCCCGTGTCATCGGCGGCCTCGTGGGCGAAGCCCTCGGGTGGCGGGCGGTCTACGTCCTGGCCGCCGCGCTGACCGCGCTGACGGGCGCGATCACCCTGCTCCTGCTGCCACGGGAGGGCCCCCGGCAGGGCATGCCGTACCGGCGGCTGCTCGCGTCCCTGCCCCGCCTGCTGCGTGAGGAGCCGGCGCTGCGGCACGCCTGCGTCCTGCACGGCACCCTGTTCGGCGCTTACAGCGCCACCTGGACCACGCTCGTACTGGTCCTCACTCAGGCGCCGTACGGTTTCAGCAGCGCGACCGCCGGGCTCTTCGGACTCCTCGGGCTGTCCGGCGCGTTCGCCGCTCCCTGGGCCGGCCGCTTCATCGACCGCCGGAGCCCCGGCCCCGTCATCACCGCGGCCCTCGCCCTGACCCTCGTCTCCGCGGGCGCCTACGCCCTCGGCGGCCACACCCTGGCCTTCATGATCGTGGCCGTGCTCCTGGTCAACATCGCCGTGCAGTGGAGCCAGATCGCCAACCAGGCCCGCGTCTTCAGCTATCTCCCCGGGGCCCGCAGCCGGGCCAACACCGTCTACATGGTCGCCGTCTTCCTCAGCGGCGCCATCGCGGCAGCCGTCGCGAGCGCCTGTTACGGCTCCTTCGGCTGGACCGGTGTCTGCGCCGTGCAGGCGGTGCTCGCGGGGTGCGGCCTGCTCGCCGTCCCGGTCATGCGCCGCTACGACCGTCGCCGCGCGGGCGCCACCACCTGA
- a CDS encoding cation:proton antiporter — MTERVLVSLAVILAAAHVFARLAQRVRQPVVVGEIIAGIALGPSLLGLVPGNPVDVIFPPEVRPYLQVLSQVGLVLFMFGIGYEFDGSQLRGHGRQVTAVSLSSVILPFALGAGLLCVLHPWLTGAGTTVRGRLVPALFLGAAMSITAFPVLARIISERGLQKDRIGAMAVACAAIQDFLAWVVLAVVVALAQSTGGWPLARMTLASAALLLFLWYAVRPGLTWLFAPGRPWPGPALIHAVLVVGLLLCAWATQALGLHAVFGAFAFGVIVPRAVIDRTAPEVPERIEQTSLFLLPVFFMVTGLSVNLGALGGQGLLILLAVLVTACFGKFAGAAGAARLTGATKPQAAALGVLLNARGLTELVILNVGLSLGVLDSRLFTAMVVMAVATTVMTGPLLDRFHPAARPRPVPGESGDRRREGQDLVTVREETS, encoded by the coding sequence GTGACCGAACGCGTCCTGGTCTCTCTGGCCGTGATCCTCGCCGCGGCCCATGTCTTCGCCCGGCTGGCTCAGCGAGTGCGCCAGCCGGTCGTCGTCGGCGAGATCATCGCCGGCATCGCCCTGGGCCCGAGCCTCCTCGGCCTCGTGCCCGGCAATCCGGTCGACGTGATCTTCCCTCCGGAGGTCCGGCCCTACCTTCAGGTCCTCTCGCAGGTGGGCCTGGTGCTCTTCATGTTCGGCATCGGCTACGAGTTCGACGGTTCGCAACTGCGGGGACACGGCCGTCAAGTGACCGCCGTGTCCCTCAGCTCGGTCATCCTGCCGTTCGCCCTCGGTGCCGGACTGCTCTGCGTCCTTCATCCCTGGCTCACCGGCGCCGGGACCACCGTGCGGGGCCGGCTCGTCCCGGCCCTCTTCCTGGGCGCGGCCATGTCCATCACGGCGTTCCCGGTACTGGCGCGCATCATCTCCGAGCGCGGTCTGCAAAAGGACCGGATCGGGGCGATGGCTGTGGCCTGCGCCGCCATCCAGGACTTCCTCGCCTGGGTGGTGCTCGCCGTGGTCGTGGCCCTGGCGCAGAGCACGGGCGGCTGGCCGCTGGCCCGCATGACGCTGGCCTCGGCGGCGCTTTTGCTGTTCCTGTGGTACGCCGTGCGGCCGGGCCTGACGTGGCTCTTCGCACCGGGCCGCCCGTGGCCCGGCCCAGCGCTCATCCACGCCGTGCTGGTCGTCGGTCTCCTGCTCTGCGCCTGGGCCACCCAGGCGCTGGGACTGCACGCGGTGTTCGGGGCCTTCGCCTTCGGCGTGATCGTCCCGCGCGCCGTCATCGACAGGACCGCTCCCGAGGTTCCCGAACGCATCGAACAGACGAGTCTCTTCCTGCTCCCGGTCTTCTTCATGGTGACCGGCCTCTCGGTGAACCTCGGGGCGCTCGGCGGCCAGGGCCTGCTCATCCTGCTGGCCGTGCTCGTCACGGCCTGCTTCGGCAAGTTCGCGGGCGCGGCCGGCGCGGCACGGCTGACCGGGGCGACCAAACCGCAGGCAGCCGCGCTCGGTGTGCTGCTCAATGCCCGCGGGCTCACCGAACTGGTGATCCTCAACGTCGGTCTGTCTCTGGGCGTTCTGGACAGTCGTCTGTTCACGGCCATGGTCGTGATGGCGGTGGCGACCACGGTGATGACCGGTCCGCTGCTCGATCGCTTCCACCCCGCCGCGCGGCCGCGTCCGGTGCCGGGGGAGAGCGGGGATCGGCGGCGCGAGGGGCAGGATCTGGTGACCGTACGGGAGGAGACGTCGTAA
- a CDS encoding 2-isopropylmalate synthase has protein sequence MPIHRYERVADRVPAGAGARGWPEREIRHAPLWASVDLRDGNQALAVPMDADRKGRMFDLLVGMGFKEIEVGYPAASRAEFDFVRELIEQDRVPDDVTIVVFTPARPELIERTFEALRGARRAVVHLCLATACLWRETVFHLSAGELKDFTLRAVDKVARLADTMPGAQLRYEFSPETFNVTEPDYALELCNAVLTRWDASPDRPVTLNLPTTVETDTPNVFADQVEWMHRHLDRRGSVILSVHPHNDRGTAVASAELALMAGADRIEGTLFGNGERTGNVCLATLAMNLFSHGIDPQLDFSDIDAVRRTVESCNQMPVPARHPYAGELVYTAFSGTHQDAIAKGLAALDETARRQGTGPGAQPWQVPYLPIDPRDVGRTYESVVRVNSQSGKGGIAQILKSDHHLDLPRQLRVDFARTVQQITDRTGAELTSRDLWKAFTETYLEPRPWLLLKECRQEVTVPGAVTLHLTLADADGREVDTTGTGATAQDAAAAALTRAGHPVTLLHQHSHPHPDHGTVAYTHLTHENTATHAAALHHDPATAATAAVLNAVNRNHAAS, from the coding sequence ATGCCGATTCATCGCTACGAGCGTGTCGCGGACCGGGTGCCGGCCGGGGCCGGGGCCCGCGGCTGGCCCGAGCGGGAGATCAGGCACGCACCACTGTGGGCGTCGGTGGACCTGCGGGACGGCAACCAGGCGCTGGCCGTGCCGATGGACGCCGATCGCAAGGGGCGGATGTTCGACCTGCTCGTGGGCATGGGCTTCAAGGAGATCGAGGTCGGCTATCCGGCGGCCAGCCGGGCGGAGTTCGACTTCGTACGGGAGCTGATCGAGCAGGACCGGGTGCCCGACGACGTGACGATCGTGGTGTTCACCCCGGCCCGCCCGGAGCTGATCGAGCGCACCTTCGAGGCGTTGCGCGGGGCCCGGCGGGCCGTGGTGCACCTGTGCCTGGCGACCGCGTGCCTGTGGCGGGAGACCGTCTTTCACCTGTCGGCCGGCGAGTTGAAGGACTTCACCCTGCGAGCCGTGGACAAGGTGGCACGGCTCGCGGACACCATGCCGGGCGCGCAGCTTCGCTATGAGTTCTCCCCCGAGACGTTCAACGTCACCGAACCGGACTACGCACTTGAGCTGTGCAACGCGGTGCTGACGCGCTGGGACGCCTCCCCCGACCGGCCGGTCACGCTCAATCTGCCGACCACCGTGGAGACGGACACGCCCAACGTCTTCGCCGACCAGGTCGAGTGGATGCACCGCCACCTGGACCGCCGGGGCTCCGTGATCCTCTCCGTGCACCCCCACAACGACCGCGGCACCGCCGTGGCCTCGGCCGAACTCGCCCTGATGGCGGGCGCCGACCGCATCGAGGGCACCCTGTTCGGCAACGGTGAGCGCACCGGGAACGTCTGCCTTGCGACCCTGGCGATGAACCTCTTCAGTCATGGCATCGACCCCCAGCTCGACTTCTCCGACATCGACGCCGTGCGCCGCACGGTGGAGTCCTGCAATCAGATGCCGGTTCCCGCCCGCCACCCCTACGCCGGAGAGCTGGTCTACACGGCGTTCTCCGGGACCCACCAGGACGCCATCGCCAAGGGCCTGGCCGCCCTTGACGAGACGGCCCGCCGACAGGGCACAGGACCCGGCGCCCAGCCCTGGCAGGTCCCCTACCTCCCCATCGACCCGAGGGATGTCGGCCGCACCTACGAATCCGTCGTGCGCGTCAACTCCCAGTCGGGCAAGGGCGGTATCGCCCAGATCCTCAAGTCCGACCACCACCTCGACCTGCCCCGCCAGCTGCGTGTGGACTTCGCCCGCACCGTCCAGCAGATCACCGACCGCACCGGCGCCGAGCTCACCTCGCGCGACCTGTGGAAGGCGTTCACCGAGACCTACCTCGAGCCGCGCCCCTGGCTCCTGCTCAAGGAGTGCCGCCAGGAGGTGACCGTCCCCGGCGCGGTCACCCTCCACCTCACCCTCGCCGACGCCGACGGGCGCGAAGTGGACACCACCGGCACCGGCGCCACGGCTCAGGACGCCGCCGCCGCCGCGCTGACCCGGGCCGGTCACCCCGTGACGCTCCTGCACCAGCACAGCCACCCCCACCCCGACCACGGCACCGTCGCCTACACCCACCTCACGCACGAGAACACGGCCACGCACGCCGCCGCGCTGCACCACGACCCCGCCACCGCGGCCACCGCCGCCGTCCTCAACGCGGTCAACCGCAACCACGCCGCCTCCTGA
- a CDS encoding Lrp/AsnC family transcriptional regulator, translating to MANFDEINRGLLLELQKNARRSNRELARALGIADSTCLERVRGLQQNEVILGYTAEVNLDAMGRGLRAMIAVRIHPKSRDAVEAFREFVLTLTEVLDVFVVSGSNDFQVLVAVQDAQHLEDFVLDHIAQYPSVADLHASLVYEHLRRRPVDILESRPPRRRRSGPPS from the coding sequence GTGGCGAATTTCGACGAGATCAATCGAGGGTTGTTGCTGGAGCTCCAGAAAAACGCGCGCCGCTCCAACCGTGAGCTGGCGCGGGCGCTGGGCATCGCGGACTCGACGTGTCTGGAGCGGGTGCGTGGTCTACAGCAGAACGAGGTGATCCTCGGCTACACGGCCGAGGTGAATCTGGATGCCATGGGGCGCGGGCTTCGGGCGATGATCGCCGTACGCATCCACCCCAAGAGCCGCGACGCGGTCGAGGCGTTCCGCGAGTTCGTCCTGACCCTGACGGAAGTCCTGGACGTTTTCGTGGTGTCGGGAAGCAACGACTTCCAGGTGCTGGTGGCCGTGCAGGACGCGCAGCACCTGGAGGACTTCGTCCTTGACCACATCGCGCAGTACCCGTCGGTCGCCGATCTGCATGCCTCGCTCGTCTACGAGCATCTGCGCCGGCGGCCCGTCGACATCCTGGAGTCGCGGCCCCCGCGGCGGCGCCGGTCGGGGCCGCCTTCTTGA
- a CDS encoding thioesterase domain-containing protein: protein MHSTTTPWLPFGPADEADVRLLCLPHSGAGASAYRAWGSDLPDWIGVCPIQPPGRETRRQETPFSEVGPLVSALARDIAATVQGPYAVLGHSTGAICAFELCRELRRIGAPQPVHLFIAGRRAPQVEEHSSRLGELTLDELAKVLRLHGGTPDWVVNDPAMLRMLHPLLTADFAVSEEYAYTPEPPLDLPISVFAASDDHRATTAQLAAWQEQTTGAFTLHPLEGDHFALFTHASVVHRAIAEALRAA, encoded by the coding sequence ATGCACAGCACCACCACCCCCTGGCTGCCCTTCGGTCCGGCCGACGAGGCGGACGTCAGGCTGTTATGCCTGCCGCACTCGGGCGCGGGTGCCTCGGCCTACCGGGCCTGGGGATCGGACCTGCCCGACTGGATCGGCGTGTGCCCCATCCAGCCGCCGGGGCGTGAGACCCGGCGGCAGGAGACCCCGTTCAGCGAGGTCGGTCCCCTCGTTTCCGCGCTCGCACGGGACATCGCGGCGACCGTCCAGGGCCCCTACGCCGTGCTCGGGCACAGCACCGGAGCGATCTGCGCCTTCGAACTGTGCCGGGAGCTGCGCAGGATCGGCGCACCCCAACCCGTCCACCTCTTCATCGCCGGGCGCCGCGCCCCTCAGGTCGAGGAGCACTCCTCACGGCTCGGTGAGCTGACTCTGGACGAGCTGGCCAAAGTGCTCCGTCTGCATGGCGGGACGCCCGACTGGGTCGTGAACGACCCGGCCATGCTGCGCATGCTGCATCCACTGCTCACCGCCGACTTCGCCGTCAGCGAGGAGTACGCCTACACTCCCGAGCCCCCGCTCGACCTGCCGATCTCCGTGTTCGCCGCGAGCGACGACCACCGGGCGACGACGGCCCAACTGGCCGCCTGGCAAGAGCAGACCACCGGCGCGTTCACCCTCCACCCTCTGGAGGGGGACCACTTCGCCCTCTTCACTCACGCGTCCGTCGTGCACCGCGCCATCGCGGAGGCGTTGCGGGCAGCGTGA
- a CDS encoding amino acid adenylation domain-containing protein, with protein sequence MALIGNRVPLPAERLAHRVFEEHVRTHPERLAVTCGEEQLTYGEMNARANRLAHHLMAHGITRGAIVGVCLDRSPELASSILAILKAGATYVPLDPTYPPGRLRLMLSQLPQMTAVLAAKDTLSLIEGCHGDIIDVNDPRHRLESRPTTDPQVEIGPDDLCYVVFTSGSTGTPKATAVRHEGWFNLLNWLRVEYELDHNSSNMLLSSFGFDISQRSIMAPLFVGAALHLLPSRSFDISLAYRLIGELGVRTLHCAPSTLYLLVDREMDRGTDVLTGLHYVFIGGEPMSAARVADWATREGNTCVLLHQYGVAECTDVATSHRMVDYPGYANSRMPAGAPVYNTEIRILDDSLEEVAPGEVGEICVSGISVGAGYLNADPARQSNFATTERDGRPLRFYRTGDQGYETPSGELVVVGRVDHQVKVRGMRIDLGDVEHAVRRHKKVRDVVVLPVADGEQDARLVAVVIAAAEPVDERSLRQDLLETLPRNMVPQEFVEVAAFPLNPNGKIDRKALAENMRSAASHREARSR encoded by the coding sequence ATGGCCCTGATCGGCAACCGCGTCCCGCTGCCCGCCGAACGTCTCGCCCACCGCGTCTTCGAAGAACATGTCAGGACACATCCGGAACGGCTCGCCGTGACGTGTGGCGAGGAACAGCTCACGTACGGCGAGATGAACGCCCGCGCGAACCGGCTCGCGCACCACTTGATGGCACACGGCATCACTCGCGGCGCGATAGTCGGGGTGTGCCTCGACCGGTCCCCGGAGCTGGCGTCCAGCATCCTGGCCATCCTGAAGGCCGGCGCGACCTACGTACCGCTCGACCCCACGTACCCGCCCGGGCGATTGCGGCTCATGCTGTCCCAACTCCCGCAGATGACGGCGGTGTTGGCGGCCAAGGACACGCTCTCCCTGATCGAGGGGTGCCATGGCGACATCATCGACGTGAACGACCCGCGACACCGACTGGAGTCACGCCCCACCACGGATCCCCAGGTCGAGATCGGACCGGACGACCTCTGCTACGTGGTCTTCACCTCCGGATCCACCGGCACACCGAAGGCCACGGCGGTGCGCCACGAGGGCTGGTTCAACCTCCTCAACTGGCTGCGCGTGGAGTACGAACTGGACCACAACTCCAGCAATATGCTGCTGAGTTCATTCGGCTTCGACATCAGCCAGCGCAGCATCATGGCCCCTTTGTTCGTGGGGGCCGCTCTGCACCTACTGCCCAGCCGCAGCTTCGACATCAGCCTGGCCTACCGCCTCATCGGAGAGCTCGGCGTCCGTACGCTCCACTGTGCGCCCAGCACGCTGTACCTGCTGGTGGACAGGGAGATGGACCGGGGAACGGACGTCTTGACGGGCCTGCACTACGTGTTCATCGGCGGCGAGCCCATGTCGGCGGCGCGCGTGGCCGACTGGGCCACACGTGAGGGCAACACCTGTGTGCTGCTGCACCAGTACGGTGTCGCCGAGTGCACGGACGTCGCGACGTCGCACCGCATGGTGGACTACCCGGGGTACGCCAACAGCCGTATGCCTGCCGGTGCTCCGGTGTACAACACCGAGATCCGCATCCTCGACGACAGCCTGGAGGAAGTCGCTCCCGGGGAGGTGGGAGAGATCTGCGTCTCGGGCATCAGTGTCGGGGCCGGGTACCTCAACGCCGACCCGGCGCGGCAGAGCAACTTCGCGACGACGGAGCGCGACGGGCGACCCCTCCGCTTCTACCGGACCGGTGACCAGGGGTACGAGACGCCGTCGGGCGAACTCGTCGTCGTCGGCCGGGTGGATCACCAGGTGAAGGTCCGGGGCATGCGGATCGACCTGGGCGATGTCGAACACGCCGTGCGGCGCCACAAGAAGGTGCGCGACGTCGTCGTCCTGCCCGTGGCCGACGGCGAGCAGGATGCCCGGCTCGTCGCCGTGGTGATCGCGGCGGCGGAGCCCGTCGACGAACGGTCGCTGCGCCAGGATCTCCTGGAGACGCTGCCGCGCAACATGGTGCCGCAGGAGTTCGTGGAAGTGGCGGCCTTTCCGCTCAACCCCAACGGCAAGATCGACCGCAAGGCGCTGGCCGAAAACATGCGGTCCGCCGCCTCGCACCGGGAAGCCCGCTCGCGGTAG
- a CDS encoding nuclear transport factor 2 family protein, protein MTFPAMPKSVHQFFAASQAGDADAWAESFAETATFHDPVGEAPIEGREAIRAFIKSVIPNFDPFLGLTPLEAHTVGNSVAVSWRGAAVSLDDKPVNWSGINIYEIDENGLIGEARAYFNRSVFEAQL, encoded by the coding sequence ATGACCTTTCCGGCCATGCCCAAGTCCGTCCACCAGTTCTTCGCCGCGTCCCAGGCGGGTGACGCCGACGCGTGGGCCGAATCCTTCGCCGAGACGGCCACCTTCCACGACCCGGTCGGTGAGGCTCCCATCGAGGGACGGGAAGCCATCCGCGCCTTCATCAAGTCGGTCATACCGAACTTCGACCCGTTCCTCGGCCTCACACCTCTGGAAGCACACACGGTCGGGAACTCCGTGGCCGTCTCCTGGCGCGGCGCCGCCGTCTCCCTCGACGACAAGCCCGTCAACTGGTCCGGCATCAACATCTACGAGATCGACGAGAACGGCCTCATCGGCGAGGCAAGGGCGTACTTCAACCGATCCGTCTTCGAAGCTCAGCTCTAG
- a CDS encoding BTAD domain-containing putative transcriptional regulator, producing the protein MGLDSLTGRIHDHLHAPVVSIFQHGGSVLNYRILGPLEIGTTSGQVRLPGSKRQAFLGALLLAGGMPVSLAQLIDTVWGHQAPPTAIKQIRNAASDLRRSHPEIGEQLLMAGDGYQLRIDEDRLDAKVFSRGVARARRLVKEGLVADALEEYRSALSLWRGSALAGLERPALQAQVDGLNELRMTVLEERFELELAEGEHKSIVGELALWVAEHPLRERLISQLMLALYRSGSQARALTIHEQARQRLKEELGVDPGPELREVHQYILVTGTRRSGFGAPSLRHNNLPARSGNFTGRILEQRVIEKAARAAGADRGGAGSVPAVVAIDGMAGVGKTTLAVHAAYQLADSCPDAQLFVDMSACSAGKQPLTAWAALGILLSGLGVPPRGIPAGLEERATTWRRLMADRRALIVLDDVADTQQILPLLTGAPGSLTIVTSRNRLTEFMSTCQLTLQEMSPAEGGEMFSRIAGEKRAWRERAAVDDIVGLCGGLPLAIRIAAAKLCHRPSWTVAYLASRLADGGQRLSILDDEDGRLTQVFQQSYDGLTYRQQHVFRVLGRLPSDNIEPHTVARLTGLSAAHIDQLLESLVDAHLIEATGPGRYRIHELLHAYAAQLTDATDVMEGADIGRDRLLATRVAEGRPQVQVPGIPRELSVTGPLRTAAVCSSG; encoded by the coding sequence ATGGGCCTGGATAGCCTGACCGGCAGAATTCACGACCACCTTCACGCGCCAGTGGTCAGCATCTTTCAACACGGGGGTTCAGTGCTGAATTATCGCATCCTGGGGCCACTCGAAATAGGGACCACCTCAGGGCAGGTCAGATTGCCCGGAAGCAAGCGGCAGGCCTTCCTCGGCGCTCTGTTGCTCGCCGGCGGCATGCCCGTATCGCTCGCGCAGTTGATCGACACGGTATGGGGCCACCAGGCTCCGCCCACCGCGATCAAGCAGATCCGCAACGCGGCCTCTGACCTGCGCAGGAGCCACCCGGAGATCGGCGAACAGCTCCTCATGGCGGGAGACGGCTACCAGTTGCGGATCGACGAGGACCGGCTGGACGCGAAGGTCTTCTCGCGTGGCGTCGCCCGCGCCCGGCGCCTGGTGAAGGAAGGTCTCGTTGCCGACGCGCTGGAAGAATACAGATCCGCACTCTCCCTCTGGCGCGGCTCCGCACTCGCCGGACTTGAAAGGCCCGCACTACAGGCCCAGGTGGACGGGCTCAACGAATTGCGCATGACCGTCCTGGAAGAACGCTTCGAACTCGAACTGGCCGAGGGAGAGCACAAATCCATCGTCGGTGAACTTGCCCTATGGGTGGCCGAACATCCACTGCGGGAACGTCTCATTTCCCAGTTGATGCTCGCGCTGTATCGTTCCGGCTCCCAGGCCCGGGCCCTGACCATTCATGAACAGGCACGTCAGAGACTCAAGGAAGAACTCGGCGTCGACCCGGGACCCGAATTGCGGGAAGTCCATCAGTACATTCTGGTGACTGGCACGCGCAGATCCGGCTTCGGCGCCCCGTCCCTGCGGCACAACAATCTGCCCGCAAGGAGCGGAAACTTCACCGGCCGGATTCTCGAACAGCGAGTCATCGAGAAAGCGGCGCGGGCCGCGGGCGCCGACCGGGGCGGGGCGGGGAGCGTCCCCGCGGTGGTGGCCATAGACGGCATGGCCGGGGTCGGTAAGACCACCCTGGCCGTCCACGCCGCGTACCAGCTGGCGGATTCCTGCCCGGACGCCCAGCTCTTCGTCGACATGTCCGCGTGCTCGGCGGGCAAACAGCCTCTGACCGCGTGGGCGGCCCTGGGAATTCTCCTGTCCGGCCTCGGTGTGCCCCCGCGCGGTATTCCGGCCGGTCTGGAGGAACGGGCGACCACGTGGCGGCGGCTCATGGCCGACCGGCGCGCGCTGATCGTGCTCGACGACGTGGCGGACACGCAGCAGATCCTTCCGTTGCTGACCGGTGCGCCCGGCTCTCTCACCATCGTGACGAGCCGCAATCGGCTCACCGAATTCATGTCCACCTGTCAGCTCACTCTCCAGGAGATGTCGCCGGCCGAGGGCGGGGAGATGTTCAGCCGGATCGCCGGGGAGAAACGCGCCTGGCGGGAGCGTGCGGCCGTCGACGACATCGTCGGACTGTGCGGCGGGCTTCCCCTGGCGATTCGGATCGCCGCGGCCAAGCTGTGCCACCGGCCTTCCTGGACCGTTGCCTACCTTGCCTCCCGGCTCGCCGACGGAGGGCAACGGCTGTCCATCCTCGACGACGAGGACGGCCGCCTCACTCAGGTTTTCCAGCAGTCCTACGATGGCCTGACCTACCGTCAGCAACACGTCTTCCGCGTACTCGGCCGGCTGCCCAGCGACAACATCGAACCCCATACGGTGGCACGGCTGACCGGGCTTTCGGCGGCCCACATCGATCAACTGCTCGAATCGCTGGTCGACGCCCACCTGATCGAGGCGACGGGCCCGGGCCGGTACCGCATCCATGAACTGCTCCACGCATACGCCGCGCAGCTCACGGACGCCACCGACGTCATGGAGGGGGCGGACATCGGGCGTGACCGGCTCCTCGCGACGAGAGTCGCCGAGGGCCGCCCGCAGGTCCAAGTGCCGGGGATACCAAGGGAGTTATCGGTCACGGGTCCGCTCCGGACGGCTGCGGTCTGCTCCAGCGGCTGA